One genomic region from Artemia franciscana chromosome 17, ASM3288406v1, whole genome shotgun sequence encodes:
- the LOC136038278 gene encoding uncharacterized protein LOC136038278, whose translation MTTITTMKQSVYVNLIVLVQNHPCLYDTSNSLYKNTKYKNDRWSEIANSLGEQVEWCKSTWTYLRNQFMKRLNANNFKRSGDGGDNLDFQKWPHFRAMQFLRKYHNPRKTSGNFDNEEDTITIQLSDGDFTSSQPDVKFDETNFGSSSTSSSPIASTASNTYLFQNNLTTSNTFTVFEGDSTANFPHKKNHILTPDSESSTSNFPSALTTSKSNHTIIQPKNPFANTIYVQSSSPTMQYPVAPLTFVQPESPPNPLCSTSTIQNKHASGKSSKLFSHNLSHPIRSSPPFHTPVTTPEYSPKLDIFKPSNSPSVAPTTPLSSGPKKNKKRVHPVESTETPVEDTIKVFLEDRMKRKINLENSCNYGFCCTLAQNLDQLPIFNQVRIQKEILELLEKEFSSVDTTQ comes from the exons ATGACTACCATAACTACCATGAAGCAGTCAGTCTATGTGAATTTGATTGTCTTGGTACAAAACCATCCTTGTTTATATGATACAAGTAATTCACTatataagaatacaaaatacaaaaatgacaGATGGTCTGAAATAGCCAACAGTCTTGGAGAGCAAG TGGAATGGTGTAAATCCACTTGGACATACCTTCGGAATCAGTTTATGAAAAGACTGAATGCAAACAATTTCAAAAGAAGTGGAGATGGTGGGGACAATCTTGATTTTCAGAAATGGCCTCATTTCAGAGCAATGCAGTTTCTAAGAAAGTATCATAATCCTCGAAA GACATCAGGAAATTTTGACAATGAAGAAGATACTATTACCATTCAGCTGTCTGATGGTGATTTTACTTCAAGCCAGCCTGACGTGAAGTTTGATGAAACTAATTTTGGATCATCTTCTACCTCCTCCTCTCCTATTGCATCAACAGCATCAAATACCTACCTTTTTCAGAATAATTTAACTACTTCAAACACTTTCACAGTATTTGAAGGCGACTCCACTGCTAACTTCCCTCATAAGAAAAATCATATACTTACACCAGATTCTGAATCTTCCACTTCCAACTTTCCTAGTGCTCTTACTACATCAAAGTCCAATCATACCATtattcaaccaaaaaatccttttgcCAACACAATCTATGTACAAAGTTCCTCACCAACCATGCAATACCCTGTTGCACCATTAACTTTTGTGCAACCTGAGTCACCTCCAAATCCCTTGTGTTCTACATCCACTATACAAAACAAACATGCTTCTGGTAAATCTTCAAAATTGTTCAGCCATAACCTTTCACACCCTATCCGCTCCAGCCCCCCCTTCCACACACCAGTCACAACACCAGAATACTCTCCAAAACTTGATATTTTTAAACCCTCAAATTCACCTTCAGTAGCTCCTACAACTCCTCTCTCTTCtggtccaaaaaaaaataagaaaagagtgCACCCAGTTGAATCAACAGAGACACCAGTAGAGGATACCATAAAAGTATTCTTGGAGGATAGAATGAAGAGAAAGATTAATTTGGAGAATTCATGTAATTATGGGTTTTGCTGCACCTTAGCCCAAAATTTGGATCAATTACCTATTTTCAATCAAGTTCGTATTCAGAaagaaattttagaattattagaaaaagaattttcttctGTTGATACAACCCAGTGA